In the Arachis hypogaea cultivar Tifrunner chromosome 20, arahy.Tifrunner.gnm2.J5K5, whole genome shotgun sequence genome, CATGTTTATGAGCACTCTCTTCATTGGGGTCCCTATTGGACTCAGAAACCTTGGTGATATGAAGGAGGTTGGTGTCCATGCATTTGATGATTTTGCTTCCTTTGAAGCTGGTCTTGGTGACCTCTGCCCGGACGGCGTCAGTATCTCCGGCGTTGACACCCTTGGTGTCGCCGGTATGGATATCAGTTCTGTCTCCGGTCTCTCGTCCATTGAATGAGTCAAACTAAATTATCTAACCATAGAAAAACAAATTTTAGGAACAGCATCATAAGTGACAGTATAGAACTCCATTAGGCATttttgtttcttacatgcatgaATTATGAATTTGATGTCTTACAATTGTACTACTAACTTCCTAGTTAAACCTCATAGACAAAAATGTAAATACTTGGTTACAGTCATGTGTTGATTAAACTTTTGTAACGGTTGTGATTGCAATAAATGAAGTTGACAGTGACACAGACATTAACACAATATACAGAACTACAGTATCAGTGTTAAGTGTTCAATTGACTCAGGCATGAAACAGAAATGGCATCTTGAAATTGATGATTGATGACAGTGATATAAAACTAGTCTTTGATAAACAGTTGGTTTGGTATTCCATAGTTATAACAATCTGGAAAATGCTTAAACCAGATTAATCAATGatgatattcaaaatttatttaaaaatgttttgtctaagtttaaaataaaagttgGAGACAGCATTACAATCAGCTTAATCATTCTTTTTTAACAGGTCAAAAAGGAATAGTGAAGCGTGCTACTTTTTGCTAATTAGAAGATTTCAAATACAGACAACATCTACTCCAAAAGGTGCACCAATCATATCTATCATCTTCTAGTAGATTGTAAATTAATCCACATAAACAACAACATTCAAacttcacttagttaaccacATAAACTTCACTTCAAAAGGGAATGCATACTTACAAGATCAATACAAACTAGCTGGAAATATTGGCAATGAGATTTTTCAACAACAGCTTCCCCAAAAAAATTAGTCAAAGGGAAAAGCTCAAATGTCCTGAAACAGAACAAGTAAACATAAAAAAACAAATCATCACCATATCACATAACAGCTGAGATAACTTAAGTTTCATAGTTTGGAGCACACAAGTCAGAAATTTAAGCATTTGAAGATTAACAAGCCTACAAACTTGGAATATACTTTGTGAAAGATTTGAGAATACTGGAGACAGATCAAATTGGACTCATCTGAAGTGAACTGTCAAGTTCTCTAAGTAGATATCCAAAATCTAAAATAGACCCTTTGAGATACACAAAAAGCCATTccaaaaaatacttaattatacAGCCTCTTTCTCATATACACTCGCATAATTTATGATGACTATTATGTAGACTAGCTAGGTTGGAAGATGAGACAACTCTTGTTTCATTAAATCTTGCTTGAACAAGGACAAGCTTGGATTTTTGCAGTGATTTATCAATCAAAAAATCACATGAGGGTACAAAATGCACTAGGGGCATAAACACTGTTTACAAATGTTAACAAACAACAGCAAAACCTTACTACATAGACTAAAAGacttaaaataaaacatataattatataaaataatgctAACCACTTAACCAGAGTCTATAGTCTGCGAGTGTATGGCTCCAAAATCAGAAAGAAGAACATTTGAGTGAGAGCAAAAGCAAGGTAGTGAATGTAATAATGCAGGAGGAAGCTTAAAGAAAGAAGCAATGTAATCAATATTATGAAAGTTAGTACCTTGATATATGGGCAGGCCACCAAGTATAAGGGTATGAGTAGTGCTACAAGTTCAGTCTTCAAAGAGAATCGAATCTCATGAATgcagccttcttcttcttcttatgctGCTGCTGCTTCATTCACTGCACTGAGCAGACCAAAGTAGTAACAGTTATTGGAGTAGCTACTAGCTAGCTACTAATTTTAAagctcttatttatttatttatttatatatattttatttgggaACTTGGTATTGTGAGTCTCCAAGTGTGGTTATTTAAAATGATGTTGGTACGAGAAACCATGATGCTTTGCTTTGTTACTTATTTatcactttttctttctttgatgagaataataagaataatgaaaaggAAGAAAATGTGTTTGAAGAgttgaatgaatgaatgtgttgcaGAGACAGAGGTGACTTTGTTAATCAATCGCCGTTCATCAATCAACGCCATTCATGTCTGACTTTGACATTTGAGGTGACTTTGTTAATCAATCGAGTGCAAGTGCCCCACTCCTAATCATTTTGATTTTCACCATGCTTAATTAATACTTGCTTCATCCAACTAAACaaagtattaaataaaataaaacaacatgCTTATAAATCTAAGAAAAGCTCTGCAAGtgtaagttttttaaaaaaactttcctagagaattataatttttttttaaaaaataataagtaaattttaaaaatttatagaatTGTATTTATAAATctataaggtagcgtttggtagagagacagagacAAAAAGATTGAaactaagagacagggattgaaataaatctcagtattctatttggtacaaaaaatacatgaattagaacaagaatgaaactctaatttaatttgcacaaagggtaaaattgaaattaattaattaaaataagagtattttaggtataaaatgttattaaagtttcagtcttgatctctaaaaattttagtcccctgtgtccctatttTTTAGAGGtattgaaatattgaaattttgaaaacagaGATAGAAATTTTAGTAACAGACCAACAAatatgatactgagtctcagtcagTCTCTATCTCAATATCTCAAAATAAACTCTACCTTAATGATCGTATGAAAACTGACAACAAGCTGGTTTGTTTACGGAGATGAGAGACAAGAACACAGACACATAAAATTGTGTTTGGCAGATGAGACATGAAAAAAAACTTTGTGTTTAGAGACACTGAATTAATGTTTTTTGTGTCTATATGATAAGAAAGACACAAAGACATTAACAAgtgacacaacttattttttattttttttattattcttgttaattttttataattatattttttattattatatttttcttctcaaattttttaataaaaaaaaaataaattatatttttataatttgttctactTTATTACTAAATAGAATATAAGaacactaaattttatattttgtttttagtgtCTTATCTTATCCTGTTCTCAAAAATAAATACAACCAAAAGAGAACGTGTATACAAAATGATGTAACTTTTAaaagtttataaattttaaattataattttttagggactaatttgtattttttttcttgcatAATCTATAAATCTATCATAATTCTTTAAATTTATAGTATTACTCTAAAATTGGTGTATAGAGGAAGAAAAGATGCTTTAGTGTGGAATGTGTAATGATTACTCTTGAATGATGAATGATGAACAAGAATGATTTCAGGTGAAGTGGAGCGTAGCAATAAGTAGAGTGTATAGTACCTTTCAAGTCTCAATTCCACTCTTCACTCTCACTCAAATACTTTCATACAGTAATAATACAAAGCACATACATAcatagaaaaaataagaagagTTTAATTGTAAATTTCGATAAAGTGATATACTCCTACTTAGGAGTATTAAAAATCATTGTATCTGATACAAGTCGCAGTAATTAATAAAGTGAAGTTGAAACTTGAGACTAAACATTGGAAAAGTGACAGTAAATTAAAGGTGGGAAGATTAAGAATTTTGTCGGAAATTACCAACCACGTGCTTGCCTGCTACTCTCTGCTGTTGACCCAACCATCATACACCACAAAAACAAATTGTCTTACTAGTTACTGCTAAATCATTTcagttcttttcctttttaagcATGAAACTCACAACATCATTGTGTTCTTGTTTTCATAATTCTCATTTAAGCCATTCACCATTTGCTACTACTAGTCTGGTAAGAAAAGGAAGCTATGGGAAAGGGAGgaaacattattaattaattattattccgttcgttttaaattaattatttagttttaattatatatagttactaaaattattattaaaagtatACATAATtgaatagaaatataaaaatattttaaatatttttttatctttttattacttttttagtcttttgaatttttttctttctatttaatagtaaatgatataataaataaaatttaattaattacttcttaaaattaaaactaaaacagaCAATTAATTTAGAACAAAAGGAGTAGTACTAACGTTGAAAGGTTACTAAGACAACTAGGGGCTATTAAAATGAAATTTGTAGGGGTTTGTGGTTTTTTAGCTTGGACATGGCTATAATTCTCTTTTTTCTATTCGAGGCAAAACAACAAACAAAAACGTACAACTTCTAttgaatattttctatattaaaaaattaatggaaatatgctttaaaaataacaaaaaattttatgtgtAACTAAGGacattttagaaaattaaaatttttacatcAAACTTATTCAAatgttcattatatataataaataataggaatttaattttaatacactatgaatgtaaaataattttatatgtgcatttaattatataatattatatcataaaaataattactatttTTATTAATCGCATGCCAAAAAAGATATTTGTGATTGTATAACCTGGTAAaataatttaagttttttttttacttcaaaaattaagaaactttttgtttttggtttgcaATGATAAGAAACGTGAATGGGCCGATAGAACAACGAATTGGGCCTATATAGCATATCAAGTTAACATGTTACGAAGTCCAAAGACAATAGGTTGTAAGATGACAATGTGGGCTTTCTTAGTCATGGGCTTATATCAAGGCCCATTTAGATCGATAGAATAGATTGGAAGCCCAAAGTGAAGAACCGTGAGCGCCACGCCCACTACAACAAATATGGAAACCCTAACAACAGGTGAATAAattggagaaagagagagaaaagaaacccTAGAAtttgagagagagacagagagagagagaagaacagCGAAGATGAAGTTCAACCCAAGAGTATCGAGCAGCCGCCGCAAGAGCCGCAAGGCTCACTTCACGGCCCCGTCGAGCGTGCGGCGCGTGCTCATGAGCGCACCCCTCTCCACCGACCTCCGCGCCAAGTACAACGTGCGCTCCATGCCGGTCCGCAAGGAAGACGAGGTTCAGGTTGTTCGTGGCACCTACAAGGGCCGTGAGGGCAAGGTCACTCAGGTTTACCGCCGCAAATGGGTGATCCACATTGAGCGCATCACTCGAGAGAAGGTTAACGGCTCCACCGTCAACGTCGGAATCCACCCTTCCAAGGTTGTTATCACCAAGCTTCGCCTCGACAAGGACCGCAAGTCTCTCCTTGACCGTAAGGCTAAGGGACGTGCCGCCGCCGATAAGGAGAAGGGCACCAAGTTCGCTCCAGAAGATATCATGCAGACCGTCGATTAATTTAGTCTCTTTCTCACTATCTCTCTCTTTTTGTTTGAAGTTATATTACTGATAGAAGGAAACAAAattaggttttgtaatttttggatCTGAATTGTTCAATCGGGTTAATTTTGTTAtgcatttaattttaaatcaaaatcttATCACAATGCTGCTGAGCTTATAGTTATTACTACCCTAGTTTCTGCTTTGCTGTGTTCTGATTATGGCATATATAATGTGGAAATAAGTATGGTGCTCTCGTTTTGTTTGCTTGATTAGTTTTTGGGAACGACATTGTTGCTGTTGTATTTGCAACGTGGGTTCGCCATAATCGTAGATTTGATAGTGTAACAAGTCCTGCATGCTATTTCTGATTAAACAGTGCTATGAGTGATGAGATTACCCATTTTACAGTTATCCCTGGCTGATATAATATAGGGTGCTGAAATTTTGTATTCTGACATGCATTGTTTACTTCCAAATTTGTTTGTTAATGATGGTTCCCTTTGTCAGACTATGGTTAGGAAGTTTATCAATGGTCCTCTTTGGTCTTTCTAAGGATATGATTAGATGCTTATTGAGAAGCGAGAGTTTGTTCTTAACTCTTCATTTGGATAGGAGTTCTACTCTAATCCGTTTTCCATCCTATACCATGTGTTATATATCACCATGCATTGTTTACGCCAAATTAGGATATCGAAATCAGTCAATCTTGTAGAATACAgatacaaaatatacattaaaaataaattaaattatacatatatttgtataaatatatagtaattgATTTT is a window encoding:
- the LOC112784203 gene encoding large ribosomal subunit protein uL24z, which gives rise to MKFNPRVSSSRRKSRKAHFTAPSSVRRVLMSAPLSTDLRAKYNVRSMPVRKEDEVQVVRGTYKGREGKVTQVYRRKWVIHIERITREKVNGSTVNVGIHPSKVVITKLRLDKDRKSLLDRKAKGRAAADKEKGTKFAPEDIMQTVD